The Ciconia boyciana chromosome 26, ASM3463844v1, whole genome shotgun sequence nucleotide sequence TGCCGTGGGCTCCGGGCCGGTGCTGGCCACGCCGTTGCCGGCCCTTTGCTGCGGGGGAGGCTCCGGTCCCGGTGCACCGGCCCTCGGGGGGCTGAGGCTCCCCGGTGCCGCCCTGGCCCTTCCCAGTTCTGCCTGGTGGGGCCAGTGCCCTTGTGTGTGGGGGTGATCCGGTCCCCACCGCCATCCGTGACTCCCTGCGGGGCTGTGCAGTGGTCCCGGTGCCCCCCTCCACATGCTCGGGGCAGTCCCGGTGCTCGGGACGGTCCCggtgtccccccgcccccccccccccgtccttTTAACCGAGCGTTAATGGAAACTTTTGTACCGTCGCTATAAAACTCTGAAACCCGCGTGTCCGTGTCTGGCTCCGCTCCCACCGGGgttggggggggcgggaggggggggtgtCCGGTACCGGCGGGGCCCCACatgccccgccccgccccatCCCATTGGTCCgtggcggccgccgcccgctcctATTGGCTGTTCGCGTCACGTGCGCGCCCCTTCCCGAGGGCGGCGACCGGCACCGGGGGAAAGTTACGGGCGGGACCGCGACCGGCACCGGGCACAGGTACCGGCCGTGCGGGGCCCGGGGGTgccggccccgggccgggggcgcgcagcggggctgcgggcacGGTTTGAACGGGCATCGCCCGGTGCCGCGGCCGGAGGGATTAGGGGTGGCGTCACCGGCGGGGCCGTTACCCCCCTGGCCGGTTCCGGGTCCTCccgggggagggtgggggggtgcCCGAGGTTCCCCCTCCCGGTACCGCCGCCTTCCTGCGGGGCCGCGGCAGCCCGAGCGGGGCCCCGGTgtccccgggccgggccccgcgtCCACCTGCCGGGCGGCATCACCCGGCTAAAAAtacccggcggcggcggcggcagctggtgtcggggggggggacacggggggggtGGGCCGGTCTTCCCGGGGCAACCGGTGCTTCGGCCTggggcagctccctgcagcagccggGGGTCCGCAGCCGCGGGCAGGGTTTGGGGACCGGCCGTAGCGGGGACCCCGGCGGTCggtccgtccgtccgtccatcTGTCTCCTTGCAGGTGGCTCTGGGCCGTCCCCATGGCAGAGAAATCGGACTCCCGGGACTCGGACAGCAGCTGGGTGCTGGCGGGCAGCGAGGtgagggctggggacaccccggggcAGCACCCCGCGACCCGCCCAGGGCTGCGGGCACAGGGAGGCAGCCGGGGGTCGGGGCCGAAGGTGCCACCCGCCCCCCCCTTCGCCCAGGGTCTGCCCGTCGACACGGTGGGCCCGGAGCAGGATTTGGCCTCCCACGGGGCTGAGGATGAGGagccggaggaggaggaaggcaccCAGGACGCCGTTACAGGCAGGTGGCAGCCGCGGGGACGGGGCAGAGCCGGTGTCCCCCCCGTGCCGCCGGCTCACCGCcactctctgcctctccccagccgTGGCCGCAGCCGCCTTCCCCGGCCAGAGCCAGCGCCCCGAGGGCAGCGGGCTGGGGGTAagcctggggggctggggtcctGCTCACCCTGTGGGGACACGTGACACCCCAGCACCTGTGTCCACAGGACCCGGAGGAGTGTTGGGACCCCGGGGCCGGGACAGTGACCACCCCAGACGGCTCCGCAGAGCCTGGCGTGCCGGATGGCGGTGAGCAGGAGGAGCCCGAGGCCGAGGCCAAGCCGGGACCCTGCCCTGACACCCCCAAAGCAGGTCAGGCCCTCGCAGGGGACCGGCCCGGGGGGGTCCGTGCTGGCAGCGCTGGGGTGCAGACCCTCCCTGGacgtccccctgtccctccccagggccaccGACAGAGGAGGGGAGCTGCACCAGCAGCGACGATGACGTGGAGGGGCTGCGGCGACGGCAGGGCCACGAGCCCCGtccccggccgccccctcctGTGGCTGCCCCGCACCGGGGGACACCGGACGCCGGTGCCGAGGACGGGCTCAGCATGAGCAAGTACCTGCTGGGCGCCTTGGCGCTGGTGGCCGTGGGGCTGCTGATCGTCTCTGGTgagtgggggtcccaggggcagggcgggggtcccagcagcagagcaggggtcCCAGTGTCCCCTTCATtgtcccttcctctccccaggtGGCATCTACGACCCTGCGGATGGTGAGTACGGGGACCGTCCTGCCCAGGCAGGGTGCAGCCCTGCGGCAGCCTGGATGTATGGCCGCGGTCGGACATCCCTGTCCCGCTCCTCCCCAGGCCCCGTGGAAAGCGTGCTGAGCCGGGACGTGGTGGCCGAGGAGCAGGAGTCACCGCTGCCTGCCGACGGTGATGTAAGGAGGGGGGTCTGCAGTGGGGCTCAGCCCCCCTGAGCTGGCCAAGGGGAGGCGGCACCCCCAGGGCTCccatccttccccttccccaggacGGGCAGCAGAACCCCCCCGCGTCGGACgccagggacccccagagcaTGCAGTCTGTGAGCCTTCTCCTGGACAAGCTGGCCAAGGAGAACCAGGAGATCCGGCTcatgcaggcagagctgcaggtggGTGAGCATGGCCGTGCCCGGGGAAGCCGGGTGCCGTGTCCCGGTGTTGCTCTCCCACCTCGCTCAcggccccccgctccctccccctgccccaggcccaCAAGGAAGAGCTGCGCGCCCTGCTGCAGAAGAGTGAGGGCGaggcggcagcggccggggcgcagcagcagagcttggcCGCGGAGAACGCGCGGCTGCGCGCGGCGCTGGAACGGGAGGCCGCTGCGCTCCGTGATGCCCGGGCCGAGGTGCAGCGCCTGCGGGCTGCGGTGACACCGGGaagccccggggccggggagccGGCGGCAGAGCAGCCCCCCGGCACAAGCGCCACAACCCGTGGTGAGGACGCGGCGCGGCAGGAGGGTGCCCGACGGCATGGCTGGCTGGGTTCGGTGCGGCAGGAGCTGGCGGGTGCCCTGGAGCGGGCGCGGGGCCCCGGGGGTCTTGAGGGGCTCATGGAGGAGCTGAGCGCCCTGGAGCAGCGCCTGGGCCGGGAGCTGGAGGCGGAGGGGGCTGAGCCCTGGAAGAAGCCGTTCAAGGTGCAGAAGAAGGAGAGCAAGCAGCACAAGCGGCACGGTGCCGGGGGGGGCCCCCACGAgcgggagaggagggagcagggcaaacCCCACGGGCACGGGAaggacccccggcccccccgggaGCACAAACCGGGCAAAGCCTGGGGGAAGCCATCATACGGCCCCCCCCAGCGTGGCCCCCACGAGCAGCCCTCGCTCAGCCGGTACCGggcaccccagggctgctcaGGGGTGGCTGACTGCGCCCGCAAGGAGGGCCGAGAGGTGCTGGGGGCCGCGCTGGAGCCAGTGCAGAAGACCCAGTTCCTGCGGCTGCTGGAGGGCTTCATGgggcggctgggctggggggggcacttCGGGGGGCTGGCGGCACGGCTGGACGGTGCCTTCGGGGCCGACGGCACCTTCGCCCACGACCGCCTGCGCTTCGTCGACTTCGTGGATGAtgtggaggagctgctggaggaggtggcgcggcgggagcggggtgACGAGGAGGCGGCCGATGGCTTTGAGGAGTACGTGCTGCGGCATTACGCCGGGGACGGCGGGTGAGCCGGGGCAGGCggtgccggggggtcccggggggctgagccctggcacCCCATCACAGCCCCCCTTCTCTTGCAGCACTGCCGGGAAGGAGCGGGGCCGGAGAGCCGGACGGCAGCACGGCACCAGGGGGTAGAGCCGGGGGGCAGCGCCGTAGTGTGCCCACCACAAGCCTTCAGCCAGCGCCCCCGGGCAGGGGGCTCCCCACGGGTGGtttttggggggcggggggctgccgtTGCACCCGACCAGATGCACTGTGTGATGCTGCACTGCCACCACGCAATAAAGTCACcgctgggcagagctgtgccggtgtggggaaaaagggggtgctgggggggaacAGGGGGTGCAGAGGGAAAACGGGATgctggggggaagagggggtgctgggggagaagagggggtgctggggggaacgaggggtgctgggagggagcagggtgctggggggaaggggatgctgggggaaagggggtTCAGAGGAGGAACAGGGGTGCTAGGAGGaaagggggtgctgggggggaacagggggtgctgggggaatGGGGTGCAGGCGGacagggggtgctgggagggagcagggtgctggggggaacgaggggtgctgggggaacAGGGGTGCAGGCGGAaagggggtgctgggagggagcagggtgctgggagggagcagggtgctgggggaaagggggtTCAGAGGAGGAACAGGGGTGCTAGGAGGaaagggggtgctggggggaacagggggtgctggggggaaggtgctgttttggggtgccccgccccccccgcgctGCGCGGCGCTGTGTCGCCCCGCCCGGCAGGGGCGCCGTGAGGCGGGCGCCTCTCCGGGGGCGGAGTCAgcggcgccgcgccccgccctCCTCCTCGGGCCGTACCACTCGGctcccccgcggcggggggggggggaggggtggggtgggtgggaggggtgGGTGGTGTCCGCGGGGTAGGGGCGGGGCCAGTCCGGATCGGGCTCCCCCGCGCGGTGGGCGTGGCCGAGGGCGTGGCCGGGCGGGCGGATGGCGGCGCCGCGCgcggtgctgctgctgagcgGGAAGAGGAAGTCGGGGAAGGATTTCGTGGCCGAGGAGCTCCGGAGCCGGTACCGGGGGCGGGGCTggcgccggggggggcggggccggcgccggggtgggggggaggcggggcggggccggtACCGGGCGGGGCGGAGCCGGTACCGGGGGGCGGGGAAGCCGGGATCCGGCCGGGTGGAGGCGGCCGGTGCCGGTACCGGTGGCCGTCCCGCTGACCCCTCTCCCGCAGGCTGGGCCCCGACGTGTGCACCGTCCTGCGCCTCTCCGGGCCGCTCAAGGAGCAGTACGCCAAGGTACCCCGGCCCTGCCACGCCCTGCCACACCCtgccatgccgtgccatgccacatcacgccgtgccgtgccacgcCGAGCTGTGCCGGGACGTGCTGTGCCACGCCGTGCCACGCCACGTCACGCCGCACCATGCCGAGCTGTGCCacgccgtgccgtgccacgcTGCACCGCATCACGCCATGCCGCGCCGCGCTGTGCTGAACTGTGCCATGCCCCACCGTCGCGCCGTGCCGAGCCGTGCCTTGCCACGCCGTGCCGAGCCGTGCCTtgccgcgccgtgccgtgccgtggcACGGGCCGTGCCTGCTGACCCCCTCTCCCCGCAGGAGCACGGCCTGGACTTCCAGCGGCTCCTGGATGCCAGCGCCTACAAGGAGACGTACCGGCAGGACATGATCCGCTGGGGCGAGGAGAAGCGCCGCGCCGACCCCGGCTTCTTCTGCAGGACGGTGGTGGAGGGCGCGGTGCAGCCGGTGTGGGTGAGCAgtgtgggggatgtggggggcgtggggggcacggggcgggCGCCGACGGAGCCCCCGCGCAGGTGGTGAGCGACACACGGCGCCTCTCGGACGTGGAGTGGTTCCGGGACGTCTACGGGGACGCCGTGCAGACCGTGCGGGTGGTGGCCACCGAGGAgacgaggaagaggaggaactggGTCTTCGTCGCCGgtgagcgagcgagcgagcgagcgagcgcTGCTTCCCCCAGCACGGTGCCAAACCCCGGGGCTGCGCTGGCaccacggctgccccacgggcACGGCTCCGCCGCCTCTGCCACCGTCCCCTGGCTGTGGGAGCCGGAGGTTTTAGATAAAGCCCCCCAGCTCTGCGGGGGTGAGGCTGCGGCAGGcgggacggacggacggatcCTGACCAGCCTCGGGGGCCTCACCCGggctctgctcctccccaggGGTGGACGATGCTGAGTCCGAGTGCGGCCTGGACCAGGGAGTGGCCTTCGACTGGGTGATCACCAACGACGGGGACGAGCTGTCCCTGGACGAGCAACTGGAGACGCTGCTGCGGTCGCTCCGCGGCCGGCTATAGCTCGGTGACCCTCTGCCAGGGTTTGGGGACCGCGTCCCCCGTCCGGCCCCGCGGCATCCCCCCTTCCGCCTCGCGCCAGCCCTCCCTGCCGTGCAAATAAAGCTCCGACACGGAGCACCGCTGCCACCCCGGGTCTGTGTCTCACTTCCCTGACGGGGGGGACACACCTTCACACGGGGCCGGGGGACACGGAGCTGGGGGACAACGGGGCCGGGGGACACGGGCGATGCCCCTCTGGCTGcgccctcgccccccccccctcgtGGGCTCCCCagctttgggggggggcagaggtACAGCTCTAATTCCCGCTGCCCGGGCGGGGGGGTCACCAGCTGGGTGCTTCGTGGTGAGTTTTAATAGGCTTCCGGCGGCCAATTCCCCCCGGATCATCCGCTTCCCAAGCAGCCCTAATACCTGCTCCTCTCCCGCAGCAGCTGGGCACGGccgggggggtgctggggacttGGGGAGGGGGATTCGGGTCctgtcccctgcaccccatctCTGTAGCGGTGAGCCCCATGTCCGGCATCACCCTGATCCCCCTTGGGGACATTGcgggggttgggggtggggggctggggacgtggggtgaCCCATCGCACCCGCTCCAGCTGCTGCCCGTAATCTCCAGCCTCCATAAGGGGATTAGGGGGTTTATATAAGGGAGGCAGCCCCTCGGGGGGTCGGGGGGCTATGGGGCCACCCAGGGTCCCCCGAGGGGAGCGAGTCACCCCACGGGGGacccgcagccccctccctgtgCCGTCGAGGGGGGAAGCCGGTGGgcgtgggggggtccccacgggagggagggtgggtgggtggaAGCGGTGCGGGGTCGTTCGGGACTTGTAGTCCGCGGGGGCGCCGGTACCGGcgtccccgcccccccccgcggACTACAAGTCCCGAACGACCCCGCAGAGACGCAGGAAccgggggcgcggggagggaaggggagggggggggatacgaagcggggagcgggcggggatGATGTCAGCCTGCGGGGAGCCCCGGCGTGGCCAatggcgcggcggggccgggccagcggcggcggcggcgggggcggcggcggcggcggcggcggcggcggcgagcgcgCGGCGCCCATTCATGATCCAGCGCGCGGGGCCGGTGCCCGGGAAAGCGGCGCCGGTGCCCGGGAAAGCGGCGCCGGTACCGCCATTATGGAAACCTCGGGGCATCTCCACGATTCGGGCGTGGGGGACCTGGAGGAGGACGGTCGGTGTCCCTGCCCCTTACCGGGGGATGAACGgtcaccgccgccgccgccgcctcccgccgcgctgccgccgctccagcacagcctgttGCACTCCTCGCCCGGGTCGTTACGggcccctcctcctcctcccgccgcccccgccgccctccaCCCTTCCTCCCGCCACGGCAGCCAGCTCAACCTCGGCGACCACCCGGCGGGCtccggggcggggagcggcaAACACCGGCAACCCAGCCCGCTGGTGCACCGGCGGGACAGCAACCCCTTCACCGAGATCGCCATGAGCTCCTGCAAGTACAGCGGGGGGGTGATGAAGCCCCTCAGCCGGCTCAGCGCATCCCGCAGGAACCTCATCGAGGCCGAGCCGGAGGCTCAGCCCTTGCAGCTCTTCGGTACCGGCGGACCCCCCGAAATCGTCGTCTCACGCGAGGACAACCACGCGCCCGCCGCCCGTCGACCCgaccgcccgcccgcccgcccggcccccgccgccttCGCCAAGGGGCCCAAGCGTAAGGCGCAGAACATCGGCTACCGGCTGGGTCACCGCCGGGCGCTCTTCGAGAAGAGGAAGCGCCTCAGCGACTACGCGCTCATCTTCGGCATGTTCGGCATCGTCGTCATGGTCATCGAGACCGAGCTCTCCTGGGGGCTCTACTCCAAGGTACCGACGGGTCCAGGGGGGTGGGCGCGGGGCCGTCGGTGCCGGACGGTGCCCGGTGGGGTGAGCACGGTGCCGTTTGCCCCGTACGGTGTCCCGTGGGACAAACACGGAACCGTTTGCCCCGTATGGTGCGGGACGGGGCCGTACAGGCTGGCTGGGGACCAacggggcggcccgggggccTTACGGGGACGCTGTGGCCGCAGGTGTCGGCAAGTGCCGGGCCAGGGGCCGCTGGGGCCGCGTGCCAGCCGGTGTGTGCCGGGGCGGGTGCTGTGCCGGGTCCTGGCGGAGCTGCCCCGTGCGCCAGCAGAGCCGGGGAGCAACCCCCCGGGGTCTGCGTGCCCCTCGCCGGCCTGGCTGGGCGCTCCTCGAGGCTCTGTGCCCTCGGCGGTGCGGCGgagcccccccccgcctcctcctcctccacacccctttcttccattttttttctttttttttttttttgcaggacggtgtcttttatttataattCGCCCCCCCACGccccttccagctcctgctcccggGCTGCGCTGGTTGGCAGCGATATGAATAACTCTTTGTATAGACATCTGTCATGTTATTTATACCTATCCAGAGAGGGGAAGGCATCGGCACCCGCGCCGGCAGGGCGTGTGTGGCACCCATGGGCGTCAGCGGGATGGTGCTGCcaagggggccggggggggtccctgtgccGCGGTGCCGCCGGCGGAGGGGAAGGAGcggggtgggaaggggctgctcGCCGCTTCCTGCCATTATCCGGCGCGGGTGGTGGGGAGGGCGGCGCAGGCGGAGGAGGCGACggagctggagcaggtggagggagggagggagggacacgGCTGGGGGTCCCGTGGGCGCGGGGGACCCCGCCGCCTCCCCACGGAGGTGCCCggctggcggcggggggctCCCGAGCCCCGGCTGCCCAAGGCAGAGGGACACCCCGGTGCCGAGCCCACGTCCCTGGCTCCCCTGCCGAGGGAGGAGGATGCTTCGCCACCGGAGCCTCTTCCCCGGCGGTGCCCGCTCCCCTTCGGCAGGAGCAAGGTCGAACCGCTGTCCCCCACCTGCGCCCGCTACCTGTTGAGCCGTGGCCGCCCTCGCCGGGCTCCCTGGGCCCGCATGCCTGGTGCCGGGAGGGACCAGCCACCCTcgcggggctgccggcagcaCCGCTGCCACGCTCGCTGGCCCCGACACGCCGAGCTGCTGTGTCAGCCGGGGAAGACCCTGTGAGTCAGCGTTGCCGCTGCGCAGCCACCCGCGGCCCCGACCCCTGCCCCGGCGCCTGCTGCGCACCGCGGTGCTCGTGCCGATAACCACAGGGTGCAGGGGGGTCCCTGGCTCCCACCCGCCCCAGGCCCTTggccggggctgcggcagcgggCGACCGTCTATAAATtccccccggcagcccctggTGGGAAACCAGAGCTTGCCGGCAGGGATGCGGCCGTGACCCAAGGAgcgcctggggctggggccggcagCTGTTGTGTGGACGGGGATGTCGGTGCTGCCCGCCATGGCCcggctccagctctgccccgcGGCCAGCAGCCGTGCTGCCGCGTGCTCCCCAGGCCGGAGGGTGCCGGGGCTGAACCGGAAAGCGAGGGTGCGGTGGCCGGGTTttgcctgctctctgccttgTCCCTTGAGCAGGATGGGGCCCCTCCTGCCTCCGGGACGGCACCCACTGCTTCCCAGAGTCACGAGCAGCCTGCGCGGCACCGCCGGGGTGAAGCATCCTGCCACCTGTGTGGCACGGGGAGAATGCGTGCCGGGGGTGCCGAGGCGTCGTCGCAGTTTGgccaacctcccccccccccgttttttGCCGCGAGCGTGGGATCCAGCAGCGGCTCTTCCTGCCGGGTCCCTCCGGACCCGGTGCTGCCAGGAGGCATTGGTAAACGCGGTGGGTGTGCAGCAGCCTTTGCCAATAACGCTTGCCAGGGAGGGCCGGTGGGTCCCCGTGCTTTGCGCAGGCAGGATTAGTGTCCCCGGGAAGGGTCTGGCCGGAGCGGCCTTGGCACGAGCCCTGCCCCAGAGTTTGCCTATTAATAGCCGTTGTTTGGTCCCTGGCACTTCTCTCAGCACCAGCCATTATATCCACAC carries:
- the PBXIP1 gene encoding pre-B-cell leukemia transcription factor-interacting protein 1 isoform X1, whose product is MAEKSDSRDSDSSWVLAGSEGLPVDTVGPEQDLASHGAEDEEPEEEEGTQDAVTAVAAAAFPGQSQRPEGSGLGDPEECWDPGAGTVTTPDGSAEPGVPDGGEQEEPEAEAKPGPCPDTPKAGPPTEEGSCTSSDDDVEGLRRRQGHEPRPRPPPPVAAPHRGTPDAGAEDGLSMSKYLLGALALVAVGLLIVSGGIYDPADGPVESVLSRDVVAEEQESPLPADGDDGQQNPPASDARDPQSMQSVSLLLDKLAKENQEIRLMQAELQAHKEELRALLQKSEGEAAAAGAQQQSLAAENARLRAALEREAAALRDARAEVQRLRAAVTPGSPGAGEPAAEQPPGTSATTRGEDAARQEGARRHGWLGSVRQELAGALERARGPGGLEGLMEELSALEQRLGRELEAEGAEPWKKPFKVQKKESKQHKRHGAGGGPHERERREQGKPHGHGKDPRPPREHKPGKAWGKPSYGPPQRGPHEQPSLSRYRAPQGCSGVADCARKEGREVLGAALEPVQKTQFLRLLEGFMGRLGWGGHFGGLAARLDGAFGADGTFAHDRLRFVDFVDDVEELLEEVARRERGDEEAADGFEEYVLRHYAGDGGTAGKERGRRAGRQHGTRG
- the PBXIP1 gene encoding pre-B-cell leukemia transcription factor-interacting protein 1 isoform X3 gives rise to the protein MAEKSDSRDSDSSWVLAGSEGLPVDTVGPEQDLASHGAEDEEPEEEEGTQDAVTAVAAAAFPGQSQRPEGSGLGDPEECWDPGAGTVTTPDGSAEPGVPDGGEQEEPEAEAKPGPCPDTPKAGPPTEEGSCTSSDDDVEGLRRRQGHEPRPRPPPPVAAPHRGTPDAGAEDGLSMSKYLLGALALVAVGLLIVSGGIYDPADGPVESVLSRDVVAEEQESPLPADGDDGQQNPPASDARDPQSMQSVSLLLDKLAKENQEIRLMQAELQAHKEELRALLQKSEGEAAAAGAQQQSLAAENARLRAALEREAAALRDARAEVQRLRAAVTPGSPGAGEPAAEQPPGTSATTRGEDAARQEGARRHGWLGSVRQELAGALERARGPGGLEGLMEELSALEQRLGRELEAEGAEPWKKPFKVQKKESKQHKRHGAGGGPHERERREQGKPHGHGKDPRPPREHKPGKAWGKPSYGPPQRGPHEQPSLSRYRAPQGCSGVADCARKEGREVLGAALEPVQKTQFLRLLEGFMGRLGWGGHFGGLAARLDGAFGADGTFAHDRLRFVDFVDDVEELLEEVARRERGDEEAADGFEDTAGKERGRRAGRQHGTRG
- the PBXIP1 gene encoding pre-B-cell leukemia transcription factor-interacting protein 1 isoform X4, with amino-acid sequence MAEKSDSRDSDSSWVLAGSEGLPVDTVGPEQDLASHGAEDEEPEEEEGTQDAVTAVAAAAFPGQSQRPEGSGLGDPEECWDPGAGTVTTPDGSAEPGVPDGGPPTEEGSCTSSDDDVEGLRRRQGHEPRPRPPPPVAAPHRGTPDAGAEDGLSMSKYLLGALALVAVGLLIVSGGIYDPADGPVESVLSRDVVAEEQESPLPADGDDGQQNPPASDARDPQSMQSVSLLLDKLAKENQEIRLMQAELQAHKEELRALLQKSEGEAAAAGAQQQSLAAENARLRAALEREAAALRDARAEVQRLRAAVTPGSPGAGEPAAEQPPGTSATTRGEDAARQEGARRHGWLGSVRQELAGALERARGPGGLEGLMEELSALEQRLGRELEAEGAEPWKKPFKVQKKESKQHKRHGAGGGPHERERREQGKPHGHGKDPRPPREHKPGKAWGKPSYGPPQRGPHEQPSLSRYRAPQGCSGVADCARKEGREVLGAALEPVQKTQFLRLLEGFMGRLGWGGHFGGLAARLDGAFGADGTFAHDRLRFVDFVDDVEELLEEVARRERGDEEAADGFEEYVLRHYAGDGGTAGKERGRRAGRQHGTRG
- the PBXIP1 gene encoding pre-B-cell leukemia transcription factor-interacting protein 1 isoform X2, producing MAEKSDSRDSDSSWVLAGSEGLPVDTVGPEQDLASHGAEDEEPEEEEGTQDAVTAVAAAAFPGQSQRPEGSGLGDPEECWDPGAGTVTTPDGSAEPGVPDGDPPWTSPCPSPGPPTEEGSCTSSDDDVEGLRRRQGHEPRPRPPPPVAAPHRGTPDAGAEDGLSMSKYLLGALALVAVGLLIVSGGIYDPADGPVESVLSRDVVAEEQESPLPADGDDGQQNPPASDARDPQSMQSVSLLLDKLAKENQEIRLMQAELQAHKEELRALLQKSEGEAAAAGAQQQSLAAENARLRAALEREAAALRDARAEVQRLRAAVTPGSPGAGEPAAEQPPGTSATTRGEDAARQEGARRHGWLGSVRQELAGALERARGPGGLEGLMEELSALEQRLGRELEAEGAEPWKKPFKVQKKESKQHKRHGAGGGPHERERREQGKPHGHGKDPRPPREHKPGKAWGKPSYGPPQRGPHEQPSLSRYRAPQGCSGVADCARKEGREVLGAALEPVQKTQFLRLLEGFMGRLGWGGHFGGLAARLDGAFGADGTFAHDRLRFVDFVDDVEELLEEVARRERGDEEAADGFEEYVLRHYAGDGGTAGKERGRRAGRQHGTRG
- the PMVK gene encoding phosphomevalonate kinase isoform X1, whose translation is MAAPRAVLLLSGKRKSGKDFVAEELRSRLGPDVCTVLRLSGPLKEQYAKEHGLDFQRLLDASAYKETYRQDMIRWGEEKRRADPGFFCRTVVEGAVQPVWVVSDTRRLSDVEWFRDVYGDAVQTVRVVATEETRKRRNWVFVAGVDDAESECGLDQGVAFDWVITNDGDELSLDEQLETLLRSLRGRL
- the PMVK gene encoding phosphomevalonate kinase isoform X2; translated protein: MIRWGEEKRRADPGFFCRTVVEGAVQPVWVVSDTRRLSDVEWFRDVYGDAVQTVRVVATEETRKRRNWVFVAGVDDAESECGLDQGVAFDWVITNDGDELSLDEQLETLLRSLRGRL